In Symphalangus syndactylus isolate Jambi chromosome 6, NHGRI_mSymSyn1-v2.1_pri, whole genome shotgun sequence, a genomic segment contains:
- the LOC129484727 gene encoding putative tripartite motif-containing protein 49B — protein MNSGILKVFQRELTCPICMNYFIDPVTIDCGHSFCRPCFYLNWQDIPILTQCFECIKTTQQRNLKTNIDLKKMASLARKASLWLFLSSEEQMYGTHRETKKMFCEVDKSLLCLLCSSSQEHRDHKHCPIESAAEEHREKLLQIMQSLWEKACENHSNLNVETTRTRHWKDYVNLRLEAIRAEYQKMPAFHHEEEKHNLEMLKKKGKDIFHQLHLSKAKMAHRREILREMYEELKEMCHKPDVELLQAFGDILHRTESVLLHMPQPLNPELSTGPITGLMDRLNQFRVHITLHHEEANSHIFLHEILRSMCIGCDHQDVPYVTATPRSFLAWGAQTFTSGKYYWEVHVGDSWNWAFGVCNMYWKEKHQNEKTDGEEGLFPFGCVKNEIQCSLFTTSPLMLQYIRRPTSQVGLFLDCEAKTVSFVDVNQSSLIYTIPNCSFSPPLRPIFCCIHF, from the exons ATGAATTCTGGAATATTGAAAGTTTTCCAGAGGGAACTCACCTGCCCCATCTGCATGAACTACTTCATAGACCCGGTCACCATAgactgtgggcacagcttttgcAGGCCCTGTTTCTACCTCAACTGGCAAGACATCCCAATTCTGACTCAGTGCTTTGAATGCATAAAGACAACACAGCAGAGAAACCTCAAAACTAACATTGATTTGAAGAAGATGGCTTCTCTTGCCAGAAAAGCCAGTCTCTGGCTATTCCTGAGCTCTGAGGAGCAAATGTATGGCACTCACAGGGAGACAAAGAAGATGTTCTGTGAAGTGGACAAGAGCCTGCTCTGTTTGCTGTGCTCCAGCTCTCAGGAGCACCGGGATCACAAACACTGTCCCATTGAGTCGGCTGCTGAGGAACACCGG GAGAAGCTTTTACAGATAATGCAGTCTTTATGGGAAAAAGCTTGTGAAAATCACAGTAACCTGAATGTGGAAACCACCAGAACCAGACACTGGAAG GATTATGTGAATTTAAGGCTAGAAGCAATTAGAGCCGAGTATCAGAAGATGCCTGCATTTcaccatgaagaagaaaaacataatttggagatgctgaaaaagaaggggaaagataTTTTTCATCAACTTCATTTAAGTAAAGCCAAAATGGCTCATAGGAGGGAGATTTTAAGGGAAATGTATGAGGAGCTGAAGGAAATGTGCCATAAACCAGATGTGGAGCTACTTCAG gcttttgGAGACATATTACACAG GACTGAGTCCGTGCTGCTGCACATGCCCCAGCCTCTGAATCCGGAGCTCAGTACAGGGCCCATCACTGGACTGATGGACAGGCTCAACCAATTCCGAG tgcatATTACTCTGCATCATGAAGAGGCCAACAGTCATATCTTTCTACATGAAATTTTGAGAAGCATGTGTATTGGATGTGACCATCAAGATGTACCCTATGTCACTGCAACACCTAGAAGTTTTCTTGCATGGGGTGCTCAGACTTTCACCTCCGGCAAATATTACTGGGAGGTCCATGTGGGGGACTCCTGGAATTGGGCTTTTGGTGTCTGTAACATGTATTGGAAAGAGAAGCATCAGAATGAGAAGACAGATGGAGAGGAGGGACTCTTTCCTTTTGGGTGTGTTAAGAATGAAATTCAATGCAGTCTCTTTACCACCTCCCCACTTATGCTGCAATATATCCGAAGACCTACCAGCCAAGTAGGATTATTCCTGGATTGTGAGGCTAAGACTGTGAGCTTTGTTGATGTTAATCAAAGCTCCCTAATATACACCATCCCTAATTGCTCTTTCTCACCTCCTCTCAGGCCTATCTTTTGCTGTATTCACTTCTGA